In Mixophyes fleayi isolate aMixFle1 chromosome 4, aMixFle1.hap1, whole genome shotgun sequence, the following proteins share a genomic window:
- the FEM1B gene encoding protein fem-1 homolog B, which yields MALEGLSVYVYKAAAEGRVLTLAALLLNRTETEIRTLLSSVTQHGGQRSTPLIIAARNGHSKVVRLLLEHYRVETQQMGTVRFDGYVIDGATALWCAAGAGHYEVVKLLVSHGANVNHTTVTNSTPLRAACFDGRLDIVRFLVENNANISIANKYDNTCLMIAAYKGHTDVVRYLLEQHADPNARAHCGATALHFAAEAGHLDIVRELVKWKAAMVVNGHGMTPLKVAAESCKAEVVELLLAHSDCDVQSRVEALELLGASFANDRENYNITKTYQYLYLAMLERFRDPDHILNKKVLPPIPAYGMRTECCNPRELDAICRDTDALHMEGLIVRERILGSDNIDVSHPIIYRGAVYADNMEFEQCIKLWLHALQLRQKGNRNTHKDLLRFAQVFSQMIHLNEPVKAYDVESVLRCSVLEIERGVTRIQNPQEPDAHSALENHECNLFTFLYLVCISTKTQCSEEEQSRINKQIYRLVHLDPRTREGCSLLHLAVDSSTPVDDFHTNDVCTFPSAPVAKLLIDCGANVNATDNVGNTPLHLIVQYNRPISDFLTLHSIIISLVEAGAHTDMTNKEKKTPLDRSTTGVSEILLKTQMKLSLKCLAARAVRLHNIKYKNQIPRTLEEFVEFH from the exons ATGGCCCTGGAGGGGCTGTCTGTCTACGTGTATAAGGCGGCGGCTGAGGGTCGGGTGCTGACTCTGGCCGCGCTGCTGTTGAACCGAACAGAGACGGAGATCCGCACCCTGCTCAGCTCGGTCACCCAGCATGGCGGCCAGCGCTCCACTCCGCTCATCATCGCCGCCCGCAACGGGCACAGCAAGGTGGTCCGGCTGCTGCTGGAGCACTACCGGGTGGAAACCCAGCAGATGGGCACCGTGCGCTTCGATGG CTATGTCATTGATGGAGCCACGGCCCTCTGGTGTGCAGCTGGAGCCGGTCACTACGAAGTAGTCAAGCTGCTAGTCAGCCATGGAGCCAATGTCAACCATACAACTGTAACCAATTCCACCCCGCTGAGGGCTGCCTGCTTTGATGGCAGACTTGACATTGTCCGCTTCCTTGTGGAAAACAATGCAAACATTAGTATTGCCAACAAGTATGACAACACGTGCCTAATGATTGCTGCTTATAAAGGCCACACTGATGTAGTACGTTACCTCCTGGAGCAGCATGCTGACCCAAACGCCAGGGCTCATTGTGGAGCCACAGCTCTGCACTTTGCTGCTGAAGCCGGACACTTGGACATTGTGCGTGAGCTGGTTAAATGGAAAGCGGCTATGGTTGTAAATGGTCATGGGATGACGCCTTTAAAAGTAGCGGCTGAGAGCTGCAAAGCAGAGGTGGTGGAGCTACTTCTTGCACATTCTGATTGTGATGTCCAAAGCAGAGTAGAAGCATTGGAGCTTTTGGGTGCATCTTTTGCCAATGATCGTGAAAATTACAATATCACCAAGACTTATCAGTACTTGTACCTGGCAATGCTGGAACGTTTCAGAGATCCTGACCACATCCTCAACAAGAAAGTTCTCCCTCCAATCCCAGCCTATGGTATGAGAACAGAATGTTGTAACCCGCGTGAGTTGGATGCTATCTGCCGTGATACAGATGCATTACACATGGAGGGCTTGATTGTACGTGAGCGAATACTTGGCTCTGATAACATTGATGTGTCTCACCCAATAATATATCGAGGTGCTGTGTATGCAGATAACATGGAATTTGAGCAATGTATTAAGCTCTGGTTACATGCGCTGCAACTGCGGCAGAAAGGAAACCGCAACACACACAAAGACCTGCTGAGGTTTGCACAGGTTTTCTCCCAAATGATTCACTTGAATGAGCCTGTCAAAGCATATGACGTAGAGAGTGTTTTGAGATGTAGTGTCCTGGAAATTGAACGTGGGGTAACACGAATTCAGAATCCACAAGAGCCTGATGCTCATTCTGCACTGGAAAACCATGAATGCAATCTCTTCACGTTTCTCTACCTCGTCTGTATCTCCACCAAGACTCAGTGCTCAGAAGAAGAGCAGTCCCGAATCAACAAGCAGATCTATCGGCTAGTGCACCTTGACCCTCGAACTCGGGAAGGATGCAGCCTCCTTCATTTAGCAGTCGATTCCAGCACGCCTGTTGATGATTTTCACACTAATGATGTCTGTACCTTCCCCAGTGCCCCAGTAGCTAAGTTACTTATAGACTGTGGTGCGAATGTTAATGCCACAGACAATGTAGGGAACACCCCGCTCCATTTGATTGTACAGTACAACCGTCCCATTAGTGACTTTCTCACTTTGCACTCCATCATTATCAGCTTGGTGGAGGCGGGTGCTCACACAGATATGActaacaaagaaaagaaaactccACTGGACAGGAGCACTACAGGCGTGTCGGAGATCCTGCTGAAAACACAGATGAAGCTCAGCCTGAAGTGCCTTGCTGCCCGAGCCGTGCGTCTACACAACATAAAGTACAAGAACCAAATTCCCAGAACACTTGAGGAGTTTGTGGAGTTTCATTGA
- the CLN6 gene encoding ceroid-lipofuscinosis neuronal protein 6 isoform X1: MQSSVRRRQHPSPGSPARFGGVHPDDGSRNSLFHLDLWFYFTLQNWLLDFGRPIVMIILPLDWFPLNKPSAGDYFHMAYNVITPLLLLKLIERSPKTLPNAVIYISIMTFVMGASIHLVGDSVNHRLIFSGYQLHLSVRDNPIMQKLQPPTLVDSFELLYYYDEYLGHSMWYIPFFLILFIYFSGCFTSVKGESRMPLSAWSLLAPSSLYYWYLVTEGQIFIIFIFTFFAMLALILHQKRKGLRLDSNGLFLLLSFSATLLLIAVWIVWLWNDEILRKKYPGVIYIPEPWAFYTLHINSLH, encoded by the exons ATGCAGAGCTCAGTGCGGCGGCGACAGCACCCGTCTCCGGGGTCCCCGGCCAG GTTTGGTGGTGTTCATCCCGATGATGGCTCAAGAAATTCTCTCTTTCACCTGGACCTCTGGTTCTACTTCACTTTGCAGAATTGGCTCCTGGACTTTGGGCGTCCAATTGTTATG ATTATTCTTCCCTTGGACTGGTTTCCATTGAATAAACCCAGTGCAGGCGACTACTTTCATATGGCTTATAATGTTATAACTCCTCTCCTGCTGCTAAAG CTGATAGAAAGGTCTCCAAAAACCCTCCCTAACGCTGTAATATATATCAGCATCATGACCTTTGTGATGGGGGCGAGTATTCACCTCGTGGGCGACTCTGTAAATCACAGACTGATCTTCAGCGGATACCAACTTCACTTGTCTGTGCGGGACAACCCAATCATGCAGAAGCTGCAGCCCCCCACCCtg GTGGACTCCTTTGAGTTGTTGTATTACTACGATGAATATTTGGGTCACTCTATGTG gTACATTCCGTTTTTCCTCATTCTGTTTATCTATTTTTCCGGTTGTTTCACGTCAGTGAAGGGTGAGAGTCGGATGCCTCTGTCAGCCTGGTCTTTACTGGCCCCTAGCAGTCTATATTACTG GTACCTGGTGACTGAAGGGCAAatcttcatcatcttcattttcaCGTTCTTTGCGATGCTTGCACTTATCCTGCACCAAAAGCGCAAGGGCTTGCGCCTGGATAGTAACGGCCTCTTCCTACTGCTTTCCTTTTCGGCCACCTTGCTCCTCATCGCAGTTTGGATCGTATGGTTATGGAATGATGAAATTCTGCGCAAAAAGTACCCTGGAGTTATCTATATTCCTGAACCCTGGGCATTTTATACACTGCACATCAATAGCCTGCACTGA
- the CLN6 gene encoding ceroid-lipofuscinosis neuronal protein 6 isoform X2 — protein sequence MIILPLDWFPLNKPSAGDYFHMAYNVITPLLLLKLIERSPKTLPNAVIYISIMTFVMGASIHLVGDSVNHRLIFSGYQLHLSVRDNPIMQKLQPPTLVDSFELLYYYDEYLGHSMWYIPFFLILFIYFSGCFTSVKGESRMPLSAWSLLAPSSLYYWYLVTEGQIFIIFIFTFFAMLALILHQKRKGLRLDSNGLFLLLSFSATLLLIAVWIVWLWNDEILRKKYPGVIYIPEPWAFYTLHINSLH from the exons ATG ATTATTCTTCCCTTGGACTGGTTTCCATTGAATAAACCCAGTGCAGGCGACTACTTTCATATGGCTTATAATGTTATAACTCCTCTCCTGCTGCTAAAG CTGATAGAAAGGTCTCCAAAAACCCTCCCTAACGCTGTAATATATATCAGCATCATGACCTTTGTGATGGGGGCGAGTATTCACCTCGTGGGCGACTCTGTAAATCACAGACTGATCTTCAGCGGATACCAACTTCACTTGTCTGTGCGGGACAACCCAATCATGCAGAAGCTGCAGCCCCCCACCCtg GTGGACTCCTTTGAGTTGTTGTATTACTACGATGAATATTTGGGTCACTCTATGTG gTACATTCCGTTTTTCCTCATTCTGTTTATCTATTTTTCCGGTTGTTTCACGTCAGTGAAGGGTGAGAGTCGGATGCCTCTGTCAGCCTGGTCTTTACTGGCCCCTAGCAGTCTATATTACTG GTACCTGGTGACTGAAGGGCAAatcttcatcatcttcattttcaCGTTCTTTGCGATGCTTGCACTTATCCTGCACCAAAAGCGCAAGGGCTTGCGCCTGGATAGTAACGGCCTCTTCCTACTGCTTTCCTTTTCGGCCACCTTGCTCCTCATCGCAGTTTGGATCGTATGGTTATGGAATGATGAAATTCTGCGCAAAAAGTACCCTGGAGTTATCTATATTCCTGAACCCTGGGCATTTTATACACTGCACATCAATAGCCTGCACTGA